In Candidatus Nitrosotalea sinensis, one DNA window encodes the following:
- a CDS encoding toxin-antitoxin system HicB family antitoxin, with protein sequence MFNNLQTLVNSCKQMSRTVSARIKPQMHENLREQCNKIGCSINDFVEACIELGLTGHTDFDFGDEKQDDKSQINDNSRNDVKKVVIQA encoded by the coding sequence GTGTTTAATAATCTGCAAACCCTAGTAAACAGCTGTAAACAAATGTCACGAACTGTTTCAGCAAGAATTAAACCGCAAATGCATGAAAATTTGCGTGAACAATGTAACAAAATTGGTTGTAGTATCAATGATTTTGTTGAAGCCTGTATTGAATTGGGATTAACTGGTCATACAGACTTTGATTTCGGTGATGAGAAACAAGATGACAAATCCCAAATCAACGATAATAGCCGAAATGATGTCAAAAAAGTCGTAATTCAGGCATGA
- the cas1 gene encoding CRISPR-associated endonuclease Cas1 — translation MTLRGKRNHYNVKFLKGYGFSIKVKDSKIVLKNCSDPFKEPEIEEWYVNNMPYEKIVLSGKGYVSTEALALLSEHNRNLILLDVYGRPITYLNPVVESLTNTNYRIGQYDTFRDESKRDYLSRQIVKAKLDSQINFLKSTNRSEFDGSISKLESLKNQIEYDTPILLEKNSATIYFKEYQKLIPKRFEFHSRNNVSLTTSKRNATDVINALLNYGYTVLAGEISKFINGMGLDAYYGFYHKNQSGFQMLVYDIMEPFRWLVDYSVWKIAESDAKGYRINLKDYARTREGLVVMDYSLVKRFLELLDRTFRKERRYDFSRGKKTLDGLKSVQEITIAKIAVSHLADFCIGEKSIFSI, via the coding sequence TTGACTCTTAGGGGTAAAAGAAATCATTACAACGTAAAATTCCTCAAAGGTTATGGATTTTCAATCAAAGTAAAAGATTCAAAGATTGTTCTCAAGAATTGTTCCGACCCATTCAAAGAACCGGAAATCGAAGAATGGTATGTCAATAATATGCCGTATGAGAAAATTGTACTGAGTGGCAAAGGCTATGTCTCCACAGAGGCACTTGCTTTATTGTCTGAGCATAACAGGAATCTAATCTTGCTTGACGTTTACGGAAGACCAATTACATACTTGAATCCTGTAGTTGAATCCCTGACAAATACAAATTACAGGATTGGTCAGTATGATACGTTTCGTGACGAGTCTAAGCGAGATTACTTGTCAAGGCAGATTGTAAAGGCAAAACTTGATTCCCAGATCAACTTTCTAAAATCCACAAATAGATCTGAATTTGACGGATCCATTTCAAAACTTGAATCACTTAAAAATCAGATAGAATATGATACACCTATTCTACTTGAAAAAAATTCTGCAACGATATATTTCAAGGAATATCAAAAACTTATTCCAAAGAGGTTCGAGTTTCACTCTAGGAATAATGTGTCCCTTACTACATCCAAGAGAAATGCAACAGATGTTATCAATGCGTTACTAAATTACGGTTATACGGTTCTAGCAGGTGAGATTTCCAAGTTCATAAACGGCATGGGACTTGATGCATACTATGGATTTTATCATAAAAATCAGTCAGGTTTTCAAATGTTGGTATATGACATCATGGAGCCTTTTAGGTGGCTGGTAGATTACTCGGTCTGGAAGATAGCCGAGTCAGATGCCAAGGGGTATAGGATTAATCTTAAAGACTATGCTAGGACTAGGGAAGGCTTGGTCGTCATGGATTATTCTTTGGTAAAACGGTTTTTGGAGTTGCTTGACAGGACGTTTAGGAAAGAGAGAAGGTATGATTTTAGCCGTGGAAAAAAGACTTTAGACGGTTTGAAGAGTGTTCAGGAAATTACGATAGCCAAGATTGCAGTATCTCATCTTGCAGATTTTTGTATTGGTGAGAAATCTATTTTTTCAATTTAG
- a CDS encoding HNH endonuclease — protein sequence MKTSIIFLISILLIGIVLPQSFALTQESEKILNNYHNFETTGSPPATSQPYSPNNSPPETNAVPAPKTNVIPPTTSQPSSSSYSNVQNNSPSNPPPNSPFIWVGIILMFVVFVLVKIFRRGSTKTTGEYARAPAPRRNFSKDIQHQTLMRQGGKCAMCGEFSKTWDADHKNGDRSDDSPYNCQMLCPNCHTYKSRRSQMGLD from the coding sequence TTGAAAACATCCATCATATTTTTAATATCGATTTTACTCATAGGGATAGTTCTTCCACAATCCTTTGCATTAACCCAAGAAAGTGAAAAAATACTGAATAACTATCATAATTTTGAGACGACGGGATCTCCTCCTGCAACTTCTCAGCCATATTCCCCAAATAATTCTCCGCCAGAAACTAATGCAGTACCAGCTCCAAAGACAAATGTAATACCACCAACGACTTCACAACCTAGCAGTTCTTCTTATTCTAATGTGCAAAACAATTCTCCTAGCAACCCACCGCCAAATAGTCCATTCATCTGGGTAGGAATTATACTGATGTTTGTGGTTTTTGTGTTAGTAAAAATATTTCGAAGAGGTAGTACTAAAACTACTGGAGAGTACGCTAGAGCACCTGCCCCGAGAAGAAATTTTTCTAAAGACATACAGCATCAAACCTTGATGCGACAAGGTGGAAAATGTGCAATGTGTGGCGAATTTTCAAAAACATGGGATGCAGACCATAAAAATGGTGATAGATCTGACGATAGCCCGTATAATTGTCAGATGCTATGTCCTAATTGCCACACCTACAAAAGTAGAAGAAGTCAAATGGGATTGGATTGA
- the purD gene encoding phosphoribosylamine--glycine ligase, whose translation MVNILIVGSGGREHALGWKIAQSPNVKQIYYAPGNGGTANNVDISSDDITGLAKFAQEKNCVTIVGPEVPLSNGIVDEFVKRGLRIFGPTKDAARIESSKIWAKNFMKRNGILTARFEVFDEPKKAIKFANSVDFPLVVKADGLAAGKGVIVCNNSSEAVSAIEQMLIQKNFGNAGSKIILEERIDGVEASFIAISDGITAYPMATSQDHKRIYDGDKGPNTGGMGTYSPTPVIDAKLEDEIQKNVIEKTISSMKNEGITFKGFLYAGIMVKDGKPYVLEFNARMGDPECQPIMMRMDSDLLEYIQASIDGTLSSLPKMSWKKQSAVCVVLASKGYPDSYQKNEEISGLDDVTPNSQVFHSGTVEKNGKILTNGGRVLGITAIGETLESAIANAYLRASKICWPSKYCRTDIGKKGLNWHK comes from the coding sequence TTGGTCAATATTTTGATTGTAGGTTCTGGTGGAAGAGAACATGCACTTGGATGGAAGATCGCGCAAAGCCCTAATGTCAAACAAATCTATTATGCTCCGGGAAATGGGGGCACTGCAAACAATGTGGATATCTCTTCTGATGATATTACAGGTCTTGCTAAATTTGCACAAGAGAAAAATTGTGTAACAATTGTCGGCCCTGAAGTTCCTCTCTCAAATGGTATAGTAGATGAATTTGTGAAAAGAGGTCTTCGCATATTTGGGCCTACAAAAGATGCTGCTAGGATTGAATCCAGCAAAATATGGGCGAAAAATTTCATGAAACGAAATGGAATACTTACAGCCCGATTTGAGGTATTTGATGAACCCAAAAAGGCAATAAAATTTGCCAATTCTGTAGATTTTCCCCTGGTGGTAAAAGCAGACGGGCTTGCAGCAGGAAAAGGAGTCATTGTTTGCAATAATTCCTCTGAGGCAGTTAGTGCCATTGAACAAATGCTAATTCAAAAAAATTTTGGTAATGCCGGATCAAAAATAATACTTGAAGAACGAATTGATGGAGTAGAAGCATCATTTATTGCAATATCTGATGGGATTACTGCATATCCCATGGCTACAAGCCAAGATCATAAACGAATCTATGATGGTGACAAGGGGCCAAACACTGGAGGGATGGGTACATACTCTCCTACTCCTGTAATTGATGCCAAACTTGAAGATGAGATACAAAAAAACGTAATTGAGAAAACAATATCATCGATGAAAAATGAAGGCATAACTTTCAAGGGTTTTCTATATGCCGGCATAATGGTAAAAGATGGAAAACCGTATGTTCTAGAATTTAATGCTAGGATGGGAGATCCTGAATGCCAACCTATTATGATGCGCATGGACTCTGATCTTCTAGAGTACATCCAAGCAAGCATTGATGGAACCCTTTCATCATTGCCAAAAATGTCTTGGAAAAAACAGAGTGCAGTATGTGTTGTATTGGCGTCAAAAGGATATCCTGACTCGTACCAAAAAAATGAAGAGATCTCTGGCCTTGATGATGTCACTCCAAACTCCCAAGTGTTCCACTCGGGAACTGTAGAGAAAAATGGAAAAATACTTACAAATGGTGGTAGGGTTCTTGGAATAACTGCTATTGGCGAAACTCTTGAAAGTGCAATTGCAAACGCATACTTGAGAGCAAGTAAAATTTGTTGGCCGTCAAAATACTGCAGAACCGATATTGGCAAAAAAGGTCTTAATTGGCATAAATGA